One part of the Methylobacterium terrae genome encodes these proteins:
- a CDS encoding CatB-related O-acetyltransferase, with the protein MHRLRQGRNPHNETRLHLAKLVSRYGFRIGPYSYGRPKIRFPESGAKLAIGPYCSIADKVEILLGGNHRTDWVSTYPFAAMKGLWPDLDAPEGYHASRGDVAIGADVWLGSGCLVLSGVTIGPGAVVAARAVVTRDVPAYAIVAGNPARVTRHRFPPETVAGLVETAWWDLPPERVRALVPLLQGGDAAALIGELRR; encoded by the coding sequence CTGCACCGCCTGCGGCAGGGGCGCAACCCTCACAACGAGACCCGCCTGCACCTCGCCAAGCTCGTATCCCGCTACGGCTTCCGGATCGGGCCGTACTCCTACGGCAGGCCGAAAATCCGCTTCCCGGAATCCGGGGCGAAACTTGCGATCGGCCCGTACTGCTCGATCGCCGACAAGGTCGAGATCCTGCTCGGCGGCAACCACCGCACCGACTGGGTCTCGACCTACCCGTTCGCCGCGATGAAGGGCCTCTGGCCGGACCTCGACGCGCCGGAGGGGTACCATGCCTCCCGCGGCGACGTGGCGATCGGCGCCGACGTGTGGCTGGGATCGGGCTGCCTGGTCCTGTCGGGGGTGACCATCGGTCCCGGCGCCGTGGTGGCGGCCCGCGCGGTGGTGACCCGCGACGTGCCGGCCTACGCCATCGTCGCCGGCAACCCGGCCCGGGTGACCCGGCACCGCTTCCCGCCGGAGACGGTCGCAGGCCTCGTCGAGACCGCCTGGTGGGATCTGCCGCCGGAGCGGGTGCGGGCCCTGGTGCCGCTGCTCCAGGGCGGCGACGCCGCGGCGCTCATCGGTGAACTCAGGCGATGA
- a CDS encoding NADP-dependent malic enzyme codes for MSSNISDDLKSGALFYHRHPRPGKLEIQPTKPLGNQRDLALAYSPGVAAACEAIAADPEEAATLTARQNLVAVVSNGTAVLGLGDIGPLASKPVMEGKAVLFKKFAGIDVFDIELAEKNVDKLVDVVAALEPTFGGINLEDIKAPECFEVEERCRARMNIPVFHDDQHGTAIIVAAAVLNGLEFAGKAIADVKIVTSGAGAAALACLNQLVSLGARRENIFVTDIEGVVYTGRDKLMDRWKAAYAQDTQARTLAEVIPGADVFLGLSAGGVLKPEMLERMAEKPLIMALANPYPEIMPNLAEEKRPDAMICTGRSDFPNQVNNVLCFPYIFRGALDVGATTINEEMKAAAVKAIAGLARETPSDVVARAYGGEARPFGPHSLIPSPFDPRLILRIAPAVAKAAMDSGVAKRPLPDVQAYAESLDRFVHRSGFIMKPVFTKAKEDPRRVVYAEGEDERVLRAVQAIVEEGLAKPILIGRPSVIETRLKRFGLAIQPGRDFELINPDDDPRYRTYVQTYMDLAGRRGITPDAARTLVRTNNAVIGALAVRRGEADALICGLEGRFESKLRVIRDIIGLAPGARDFAALSLIVTSKGAYFLADTHVRPDPSAEEIADVAIACGDTARRFGLTPKIALVSHADFGSFDTASARKMRQALHLVRERAPDLEVDGEMAADTALSQAIRDKVLPGSRLKGEANVLIMPNLDAANIAFQFSKTLADALPVGPLLLGPAQPAHILTPSVTARGIVNITAAAVVEAQGSEGVAVEADSTAEAGTPLTSA; via the coding sequence GTGAGCAGCAACATTTCGGACGATCTGAAGAGCGGCGCGCTGTTCTACCACCGTCATCCGAGGCCCGGGAAGCTGGAGATCCAGCCGACGAAGCCGCTCGGCAACCAGCGCGACCTCGCGCTCGCCTACTCCCCCGGCGTCGCCGCCGCCTGCGAGGCGATCGCCGCCGATCCCGAGGAGGCCGCGACCCTGACGGCGCGCCAGAACCTCGTCGCGGTGGTGTCGAACGGCACCGCGGTGCTCGGCCTCGGCGATATCGGCCCGCTCGCCTCCAAGCCCGTGATGGAGGGCAAGGCGGTCCTGTTCAAGAAGTTCGCCGGCATCGACGTCTTCGACATCGAGCTCGCCGAGAAGAACGTCGACAAGCTCGTCGACGTGGTGGCGGCCCTGGAGCCGACCTTCGGCGGCATCAACCTCGAGGACATCAAGGCGCCGGAGTGCTTCGAGGTCGAGGAGCGCTGCCGGGCCCGGATGAACATCCCGGTCTTCCACGACGACCAGCACGGCACGGCGATCATCGTCGCGGCCGCCGTCCTCAACGGCCTCGAATTCGCCGGCAAGGCCATCGCCGACGTCAAGATCGTCACCTCGGGCGCGGGTGCGGCGGCGCTCGCCTGCCTCAACCAGCTCGTCTCGCTCGGCGCGCGGCGCGAGAACATCTTCGTCACCGACATCGAGGGTGTGGTCTATACGGGCCGTGACAAGCTCATGGACCGCTGGAAGGCGGCCTACGCCCAGGACACCCAGGCCCGCACGCTCGCCGAGGTGATCCCCGGCGCCGACGTGTTCCTCGGCCTCTCGGCCGGCGGCGTGCTGAAGCCCGAGATGCTCGAGCGGATGGCCGAGAAGCCGCTGATCATGGCGCTCGCCAACCCCTATCCGGAGATCATGCCGAACCTCGCCGAGGAGAAGCGGCCGGACGCGATGATCTGCACCGGGCGGTCGGACTTCCCGAACCAGGTCAACAACGTCCTGTGCTTCCCCTACATCTTCCGGGGCGCGCTCGACGTCGGGGCGACCACGATCAACGAGGAGATGAAGGCGGCGGCCGTGAAGGCGATCGCCGGGCTCGCCCGCGAGACCCCGTCCGACGTCGTCGCCCGCGCCTATGGCGGCGAGGCGCGGCCCTTCGGTCCGCACTCCCTGATCCCGAGCCCGTTCGACCCGCGCCTGATCCTGCGCATCGCGCCCGCCGTCGCGAAGGCCGCGATGGATTCCGGCGTCGCCAAGCGCCCGCTGCCGGACGTGCAGGCCTACGCCGAGTCCCTCGACCGGTTCGTGCACCGCTCCGGCTTCATCATGAAGCCGGTCTTCACCAAGGCCAAGGAGGATCCGCGCCGGGTCGTCTACGCCGAGGGCGAGGACGAGCGGGTGCTGCGCGCCGTCCAGGCGATCGTCGAGGAGGGGCTGGCCAAGCCCATCCTGATCGGCCGGCCGAGCGTGATCGAGACCCGCCTGAAGCGCTTCGGCCTCGCGATCCAGCCGGGCCGCGACTTCGAGCTGATCAATCCCGACGACGATCCGCGCTACCGCACCTACGTCCAGACCTACATGGACCTCGCCGGCCGCCGCGGCATCACGCCGGACGCCGCGCGGACGCTCGTGCGCACCAACAACGCGGTGATCGGCGCGCTCGCCGTCCGCCGCGGCGAGGCCGACGCGCTGATCTGCGGCCTCGAAGGCCGCTTCGAGAGCAAGCTGCGGGTGATCCGCGACATCATCGGGCTCGCGCCGGGCGCCCGCGACTTCGCGGCGCTCAGCCTCATCGTCACCTCGAAGGGCGCCTACTTCCTCGCCGACACCCACGTCCGGCCCGATCCGAGCGCCGAGGAGATCGCCGACGTCGCCATCGCCTGCGGCGACACCGCCCGCCGCTTCGGCCTGACGCCGAAGATCGCGCTCGTCAGCCACGCCGATTTCGGCTCGTTCGACACCGCGTCGGCCCGCAAGATGCGCCAGGCGCTCCACCTCGTGCGCGAGCGTGCCCCCGACCTCGAGGTCGACGGCGAGATGGCGGCCGACACCGCCCTGTCGCAGGCGATCCGCGACAAGGTGCTGCCGGGCTCGCGCCTCAAGGGCGAGGCCAACGTGCTGATCATGCCGAACCTGGATGCGGCGAACATCGCCTTCCAGTTCTCGAAGACGCTGGCCGACGCCCTGCCGGTGGGCCCGCTGCTGCTTGGGCCCGCGCAGCCCGCCCACATCCTCACCCCGTCGGTGACGGCGCGCGGCATCGTCAACATCACGGCCGCCGCCGTGGTCGAGGCGCAGGGCAGCGAAGGCGTGGCGGTCGAGGCCGACAGCACGGCGGAAGCGGGGACGCCGCTGACCTCGGCGTAG
- a CDS encoding GGDEF domain-containing protein, translating to MDTIYLISKLMVGVVVALAIVPLRDVARLANTPAVKRGWHALNAGCVICIVLLVILTMSMPPKTLDLNTVVELIMYFVGAAVIAAFAHLARRTGLDLIRLAPFEVQAFTDGLTGLGNRRLFTERLDEEIARARDTGLPLSLIVLDIDHFKRVNDTYGHAIGDVVLKHVANAVMAGMRNADTVCRIGGEEIAAIMPRIDPAQAAAMADALRVAIGATAVPVGDGRTIAATVSLGFATWKPGEDGDDLFGRADAALYAAKHAGRDRISLAA from the coding sequence ATGGACACCATCTACCTGATCTCCAAACTCATGGTGGGTGTCGTCGTCGCTCTGGCAATCGTGCCGCTCCGGGATGTCGCGCGCTTGGCAAACACCCCGGCGGTGAAGCGGGGCTGGCACGCCCTCAACGCGGGATGCGTGATCTGCATCGTCCTCCTGGTGATCCTCACCATGTCGATGCCGCCCAAGACGCTCGACCTCAACACCGTGGTCGAGCTCATCATGTACTTCGTCGGTGCCGCAGTCATCGCCGCCTTCGCCCACCTGGCGCGCCGGACGGGGCTGGACCTCATCCGGCTCGCGCCGTTCGAGGTGCAGGCCTTCACCGACGGGCTGACCGGGCTCGGCAATCGCCGCCTGTTCACGGAGCGCCTGGACGAGGAGATCGCGCGCGCCCGGGATACCGGCCTGCCCCTGTCCCTGATCGTGCTCGACATCGATCACTTCAAGCGGGTCAACGACACCTACGGGCACGCGATCGGGGATGTGGTGCTGAAGCACGTCGCGAACGCCGTGATGGCCGGAATGCGCAACGCCGACACGGTGTGCCGGATCGGCGGCGAGGAGATCGCGGCGATCATGCCGAGAATCGATCCCGCGCAGGCGGCGGCGATGGCCGACGCTCTGCGTGTCGCGATCGGTGCGACGGCCGTGCCGGTCGGCGACGGCCGCACCATCGCCGCGACCGTCAGCCTCGGCTTCGCCACGTGGAAGCCCGGGGAGGACGGCGACGACCTGTTCGGCCGCGCCGATGCCGCGCTCTACGCCGCGAAGCACGCCGGTCGCGACCGCATCAGTCTCGCGGCGTGA